Part of the Methylorubrum populi genome is shown below.
AGAAGGCGCTGTCGCTCAGCCCGGGCGGACGGGACCTGATGGCGCGCGCAAAGGCCGGCCTCTGGCCGCGGGTCCACGCAGCCGCGACGGACCTGTGCGCCGGCCTGTCCGGCCCCTTGCTGGACCAACTCGCCGCGCTGGAGCGCAGGCTCGACGACGTTCCCTTCGAAAGTCGGGTCCGGCACTCCAAGGGATCGGACCAGGCACGTTCGGGCCTCGCGATCCGCGAGTACACGGACGAGTTGGCGGGGTGCTTCCGTGACATCAACGCGGAGTGGATCGAGGCAATGTTCTCGATGGAGGAGAACGACCGCCGGATCCTGTCCGACCCGCGTGGCCAGATCCTCGACCATGGCGGGATCATCCTGTTCGTGGAGGCGGAAGACCTCGGCATCGTCGGCACCTGCGCGCTGATGAGGGTAGACGAAGGCTGCTTCGAGCTCACCAAGATGGCCGTGTCCGAGCGGGCCCGTGGGCGCAAGGCGGGCGAGCACCTCCTGCGGGCGGTCCTCGACCGCGCGGTGGCCATGGGGATCGGGACGCTCTACCTGCTGACCAACACCAAGTGCGCGGCCGCCGTGCACCTGTACGGGAAGGTCGGGTTCAGACACGACGCGGAGGTCATGGACCGGTTCGGCCGGCGCTATGCCCGCTGCAACGTGGCCATGCGCTATCCCTTGTGAGATCGTCCGCCCGAGCAGCGCCGGATGCCGAACGAGCAGGTCATCGACTGCCGCGACATGCGCGCCTACGAGGCACTCACGCGCAGTCTGTTCGCCGAGAACGAACTCGTCGACTACTATCGCACCGACGTCGCCCTGGACCGCGTGAAGGTCGATACGGCGCCCGTCGTCGGCTGGCCCGCCGGCGGAGCAGTGCCTCGTCATGGAGGTCGCAATGACGGCAGGCTTGGGGACGTAGGCGGGGAACCGGCCGTACATGCTCGAACTTCCACATCATCCGCCCGTCACGGCGGCGTGGATGGTGGGAACGCGTAGTCCGACCGGTGGCCGACGAGACCGAGCAGTTCAGTGCGACGCAGCGGGAGGCCGGCGACGGAGCGCCCGGAGCGATCGCGGCCTTTCCCTACGACCGGATGACCGTGGAGCGCTTTCGGGCGGCGTTCCCTCGTGCGCGCTGGCGCGAGGACCTGGGCGCTTGGTTCGTGCCCGGCGCCACGGCGGCGCGGCGCCTCAACGCCTGGTCAAGCCGCGAGTGGACGGGCGTCCTGGCCCATGCCGACGATCGCGGCCGGGATGCCTTTGTCTTCGAGCCGCTCGTGAGCCGCTACCTGGAGGTCGCGGACGACCTGGTGGTTCGGACGCCGTATTCGCGTGCCGTGGTCGCCGAACTACGGCAGGTGCCTTGGGCGCGCTGGGACCCGGCCTCGAAGGCGTGGCGCGTGCCCTTCCGGTCACTGGAGGAGTTGCGCCGCCGCTGGCCGGCTATCGAGGACGCTGCCCGCCGGGCCGAACCCGAGGAGCGTCGGAAGCGCGAGGCCAGCCGCAGGGCTGCCCCCGAGCACGCGGACAGGCTGGCAGAGGCCGCCGAACGTCGGCGCAACCGCTACCCCGTGCCCGAGGACGCGCTGCCGCCGCTGGGGCGCGTGCTGCAGACCCATGCAGGATGCGTGGTGTTCGAGGTAGTCACCGGCGAGGTCGTCGAGCCTGAGGTCGCGGCCCGCTTCTACCCGGGCGTTGCGGCTGGGGCCGGCACGCTGGTCGGGGCGATTCGGCGCAGGCCTACGCACGACGAGTTGGTCCGGGCTTGGCCCGCGCGGGAGGAAGCAGGCCCGGCAGAGACCGAGCGCGGCTGGTGGCAGCCGACCATCAAGGTCCTGCGCGAGGAACGGCGCAGGGCAGCGTCCACGGAGCGGGCACGTGCTACACGTCGGAGCGCTCAACGTGGATCGCACGCGGTAACATAACGCGTGTAGGTAGAGGGTCAGTTGGTACGCGACACCGAGGCGCTGCGCTGCCGCGGCTGAAGTCGCCAGGCCGCTCGCCCTTACGCGGCGGCGAGCGGGTCTCGTCCCCCGAAGGGATGCCGGTCCCGAAGCGCGGCCAGGGCCTCGTCGGCTGCCCGTTCGCCGCTGTCGAGGGCCCCGTGCGCGGTCGTGAAGTCGAAGGGGTGCGTCGCCTCGCCCGCGAAGAAGAGCCGGTCCTCGAACGGTTGCGCCAGGCGTGCGCGCGCCTGAGATTGGCTTGGCAGGGCACAGCTATACGCGCCGCCGATGGATGCCATCCGGCTCCACGACGTCGCCGCGAGCGGACGGACGGCCGAGGCCACCTCGCTCCCGAACAGGGCAACCAACTGAGCGGACACGTATGCGAAGCCGGCGGCCGGGCCCTCCTCCTCCAGGATGCGAGCTCCGTCGCCACCGAGGAACGCCTCGATGATCGGCCAGCCGTTGGGCCGGATCGAGTAGGAGGCAGACCTCGGGTCGCGCAGGTTGCCGTAGGCGTGCGTGTTCGGCTCGAACGCGGCATCGCGCCCGATGACCAAGAAGACCTTCTCGTTGCGCCCGAGCGGCAGCGCCGCGGCCGCCTCGCGCCAGGGTTCGGTCCCGGAAGGTAGGCGGATCGCGTCGCCGGCCAGGACAGCGGTCGAGACCGTGAGGATGGCGGCCCCGGCGCGGACGGTGCCGGCCCGCGTCGAGACCGCGACGCCATCCGCCGTCAGGTCGATCCGATCGACGGGGGTGGCCAAGCGCAGTGACGTCGAGGTTGGCAGACTGGCGGCGACCAGGGTGCCGTAGCCGAGAGGCACGTTCCAGTTCCGATTGGTCGAGGCCGTGTCGTAGGCCATGTAGTCGGTGGCGGAAATTTCCTCGGGCGCGACCCCGCTCATGAAGCCGGCGAAGGCGCGCACGTAGTCATTCCAGGCGCCGCCGGGCTCAAGGGCATCACTGGCCCGGTCGCTGCCCGCTGCGACGACGCGAAGCCGCTCCTCCCAGTCGCCGAACGCCCTCTGCGCCGCCTCCTGCTCGTCCTCGTCCTTGACGATGCCGGGGTGCGCCTTGGTCCAAGGAGGGTCACTGCGGTCGACCGTGAACCCTGACGCCTCGGCAATGGCAACCCAAGCGTTGCGGTCGCCCGAGTGGAGCCATTCGCAGCCGAGGTCGAGTGGATACCCAGCGAGATCCTGCGTTAATGCGCGCCCTCCGAGGCGCGACGACGCCTCAAGCAGCAGCGCCGCCCTGTTGTGCGCCGCCAGCCGCCGTGCAGCGCCTATGCCAGCGGCGCCTCCGCCTACGATGATGACGTCGAACTCGTTGCCCATGCGGTGAAGGTGAGATCGGGCATCGAGCGGGACAAGCGCCGTGGCCCTCAAGACTGGGGCACCAGCGGAGCCGGCTGAAGCGGCCGGTCGTTGTCGACACCGGCCCATACGCCTGCGTGCGCCACCTGATGTACGGCTTCGCCCTTCTGATGCTGGCGGGGACGCCGCTCCTCCCCGGCTCGCTCTGGGGCTTGACATGGCTCACCGTGATGGTTTCGCCGCTCGTCGCCCGCACCCTCTCAGAGGAGGCGGCCCTGCGGAAGGCTCTCGCCGGCTACGAGGACTACACCCGCAGGGTGCGCCGCCGGTTGGTCCCCGGGATCTGGTAGCGACGGAGTTGGACGCTCCTCGTCGGTGCCGCGGCGACGACGGCTCATGACGGAGCCCGCCGGTCGGTGTAACTGAGCCCTTCCCACCCTCCGCCCGACGA
Proteins encoded:
- a CDS encoding flavin monoamine oxidase family protein encodes the protein MGNEFDVIIVGGGAAGIGAARRLAAHNRAALLLEASSRLGGRALTQDLAGYPLDLGCEWLHSGDRNAWVAIAEASGFTVDRSDPPWTKAHPGIVKDEDEQEAAQRAFGDWEERLRVVAAGSDRASDALEPGGAWNDYVRAFAGFMSGVAPEEISATDYMAYDTASTNRNWNVPLGYGTLVAASLPTSTSLRLATPVDRIDLTADGVAVSTRAGTVRAGAAILTVSTAVLAGDAIRLPSGTEPWREAAAALPLGRNEKVFLVIGRDAAFEPNTHAYGNLRDPRSASYSIRPNGWPIIEAFLGGDGARILEEEGPAAGFAYVSAQLVALFGSEVASAVRPLAATSWSRMASIGGAYSCALPSQSQARARLAQPFEDRLFFAGEATHPFDFTTAHGALDSGERAADEALAALRDRHPFGGRDPLAAA
- a CDS encoding bifunctional helix-turn-helix transcriptional regulator/GNAT family N-acetyltransferase; this translates as MRHSEQTRTHRFALKHNTLYIGLMEVDMVADILDDLGPLFLGSRLKRLADRFQADAARVLRDEGLGIQPAQFPLLAALDRYGPLGVNDAAAALGVSQPAVTRTAASLVELGLVEGTRSGADLRQKALSLSPGGRDLMARAKAGLWPRVHAAATDLCAGLSGPLLDQLAALERRLDDVPFESRVRHSKGSDQARSGLAIREYTDELAGCFRDINAEWIEAMFSMEENDRRILSDPRGQILDHGGIILFVEAEDLGIVGTCALMRVDEGCFELTKMAVSERARGRKAGEHLLRAVLDRAVAMGIGTLYLLTNTKCAAAVHLYGKVGFRHDAEVMDRFGRRYARCNVAMRYPL
- a CDS encoding methyltransferase family protein: MKRPVVVDTGPYACVRHLMYGFALLMLAGTPLLPGSLWGLTWLTVMVSPLVARTLSEEAALRKALAGYEDYTRRVRRRLVPGIW